From Candidatus Brocadiaceae bacterium, the proteins below share one genomic window:
- a CDS encoding response regulator transcription factor, which yields MKKILIADDHPIIREGLKQILNGYGDAITIDSIDTCLGVLNTLRQNTYDLLLLDINMPDKMGLDILEELKDNYPALPVLILSIYPEEQYAISALKLGADGYLVKKTAPNELLKAIEQVSRGEKYVSSSLAKRLAQYVEADKRIMPHERLSGREYQVMRMIVSGKSLTEIAENLLLSVKTVSTYKVRILEKMGMSNNIELVRYAIGHGLID from the coding sequence ATGAAAAAAATACTTATTGCCGATGACCATCCGATCATACGGGAAGGGTTAAAACAGATTTTGAATGGTTATGGTGATGCAATTACCATAGACTCTATCGATACGTGCCTGGGCGTGTTGAATACACTACGTCAAAATACCTACGATCTGCTTTTATTGGATATTAATATGCCGGATAAGATGGGGCTTGATATTTTAGAAGAATTAAAGGATAATTATCCTGCGCTTCCCGTTCTCATATTAAGCATTTATCCTGAAGAGCAGTATGCCATTAGCGCTTTAAAACTCGGTGCGGACGGATATCTTGTAAAAAAAACTGCGCCGAATGAACTGCTGAAGGCAATAGAACAAGTATCCCGCGGAGAAAAATATGTCAGTTCTTCTTTGGCCAAGAGACTGGCGCAGTATGTGGAAGCAGACAAAAGAATAATGCCCCACGAGAGACTTTCTGGCCGTGAATATCAGGTGATGCGCATGATAGTTTCAGGAAAAAGCCTGACAGAAATTGCTGAAAATCTGTTACTCAGTGTGAAAACGGTAAGTACCTACAAGGTCAGAATACTTGAAAAAATGGGTATGAGCAACAACATAGAGCTTGTGCGTTATGCAATTGGACATGGGCTGATAGATTAA